In the genome of Natronorubrum sediminis, one region contains:
- a CDS encoding 1,4-dihydroxy-2-naphthoate polyprenyltransferase: MSTAEVDISRTKAWVMAARPQTLPAAAAPILVATGLAVHEGVFALGPAVMAFVGAALIQIGTNFANDYYDAMKGADTDDREGFTRVTQAGIISPEQVKLATILTFALAIVTGTYLVYIGGVPILVIGLVSVFCGWAYTGGPYPLGYHGLGDLFVFVFFGVVAVMGTFYVQAAATLADPLATTVPEGTVTREAFLASLPVAGLSTAILVVNNVRDLETDAETGKRTLAVRLGYQWSRLEYVAMLALAYVTPVWFWLGEGYGIAVLLPLLTLPYAAVLTRTIYTRTDGEALNPALEGTGKLLALYSLLFALGVVV; the protein is encoded by the coding sequence ATGAGCACGGCGGAGGTCGATATTTCACGGACGAAGGCGTGGGTGATGGCTGCGCGTCCACAGACCTTGCCCGCGGCCGCGGCACCGATTCTCGTCGCGACGGGGCTGGCGGTCCACGAGGGCGTGTTCGCGCTGGGGCCAGCAGTGATGGCGTTCGTCGGGGCAGCACTGATCCAGATTGGGACCAACTTTGCGAACGACTACTACGACGCGATGAAGGGTGCCGACACCGACGACAGGGAGGGGTTCACGCGGGTCACGCAGGCGGGAATCATCTCGCCCGAACAGGTCAAACTGGCGACGATCCTGACGTTCGCGCTCGCGATCGTCACCGGCACCTATCTCGTCTACATCGGTGGTGTTCCCATTCTCGTCATCGGACTGGTGAGCGTCTTCTGTGGCTGGGCGTACACGGGAGGGCCGTACCCACTCGGCTATCACGGACTCGGCGATCTGTTCGTCTTCGTCTTCTTCGGCGTCGTCGCCGTGATGGGGACGTTCTACGTGCAGGCGGCGGCGACGCTCGCGGACCCGCTCGCGACGACGGTTCCTGAGGGAACGGTCACGCGAGAAGCGTTCCTCGCGAGTCTCCCCGTCGCCGGACTCTCGACCGCGATTCTCGTCGTGAACAACGTCCGCGACCTCGAGACGGACGCGGAAACCGGCAAGCGAACGCTCGCCGTCAGGCTCGGCTACCAGTGGAGTCGTCTCGAGTACGTCGCCATGCTCGCGCTGGCGTACGTCACGCCGGTGTGGTTCTGGCTCGGCGAAGGCTACGGAATCGCCGTCTTGTTGCCCCTGCTTACGCTGCCCTACGCGGCCGTGTTGACCCGAACGATCTACACCCGAACCGACGGAGAGGCGCTGAATCCGGCGCTCGAGGGGACCGGAAAACTGCTCGCGCTGTACTCGCTGTTGTTCGCACTCGGGGTGGTCGTGTGA
- a CDS encoding mandelate racemase/muconate lactonizing enzyme family protein codes for MSGSCNDDRDRNRELELEYQSFSLPLAAPLETGDGTIESRDGFLVRIEDANDDGDPAPVGYGEATPLAGWTESIEDCRDALERAESAIQVGPETALEAVSDQVAARHAITLALADLQATSQSTPLYQYLGNGPLVGRVPVNATIGSGSPAETAQEARAAVERGFTCCKLKVGRLALETDLERIARTREAVGPDVEIRVDANGAWTAAEATRALETLAEYDVSLLEQPLPAGSLDGHTDLRRSVGEDDVAIGLDEGLLEHGVDAICDAGAADVVVLKPMALGGIDVARKIAAWVRMLDIEPIVTTTIDGVVARTGALHVAASIPDVPACGLATADLLADDLGNDPVLLENGSAVVPQAKGLGVEGVWDA; via the coding sequence GTGAGTGGATCCTGTAACGACGACCGCGACCGCAACCGCGAACTCGAACTCGAGTATCAGTCGTTCTCGCTTCCACTCGCCGCCCCGCTCGAAACCGGCGACGGGACAATCGAGTCGCGAGACGGATTTCTGGTCAGAATCGAGGACGCAAACGACGACGGAGACCCAGCCCCGGTCGGCTACGGCGAAGCGACGCCACTCGCAGGCTGGACGGAATCGATCGAGGACTGTCGGGACGCCCTCGAGCGGGCCGAGTCTGCCATTCAGGTCGGTCCAGAGACCGCACTCGAGGCCGTCAGCGATCAGGTCGCCGCTCGACACGCGATAACGCTCGCGCTCGCGGATCTGCAGGCGACCAGCCAGTCGACGCCGCTGTACCAGTATCTCGGCAACGGCCCGCTGGTCGGACGGGTTCCGGTCAACGCGACCATCGGGTCCGGGTCCCCGGCCGAAACCGCACAGGAGGCACGAGCGGCCGTCGAGCGCGGCTTCACGTGTTGTAAACTGAAGGTCGGACGACTCGCCCTCGAGACGGATCTCGAGCGAATCGCTCGCACCCGCGAGGCCGTCGGTCCGGACGTCGAAATCCGGGTCGACGCCAACGGTGCCTGGACCGCAGCGGAAGCAACGCGAGCACTCGAAACGTTGGCCGAGTACGACGTTTCGCTCCTCGAGCAGCCCCTACCGGCCGGATCGTTGGACGGACACACCGACCTCAGACGAAGCGTCGGCGAGGATGACGTCGCGATCGGGCTGGACGAAGGGTTGCTCGAGCACGGGGTCGACGCAATCTGTGACGCCGGTGCAGCGGATGTGGTCGTCCTGAAGCCGATGGCACTCGGCGGGATCGACGTTGCTCGCAAGATCGCGGCGTGGGTACGGATGCTCGACATCGAACCGATCGTGACGACGACGATCGACGGCGTGGTCGCCCGGACGGGGGCGCTTCACGTCGCCGCGTCGATTCCAGACGTTCCGGCCTGTGGATTGGCAACTGCGGACCTGCTCGCGGACGATCTGGGCAACGATCCGGTCTTACTCGAGAACGGGTCGGCCGTCGTCCCGCAGGCCAAAGGGCTCGGCGTCGAGGGGGTGTGGGACGCGTGA
- a CDS encoding class I adenylate-forming enzyme family protein, which yields MRTKTTPERTALLDDETGRQWSYSELDALVDRVAETLERTLAAVDDTRARPRLGTLVDTRPAFVTLVFAAIRAGITIVPLNVRETTDELAWKAERTAVTAIVCERETESAALEVAETVDTGSSSTPVLSVDGPRANRTGRIRATLEDVGSSSKTDSRSTTPERSNDGPAASNETAPLEHDETFLIMFTSGTSGEPKGVRLTLGNLIASATASAFRLGVDPSDRWLCCLPMYHMGGLAPVIRSTLYGTMVVIQRTFDRHETARVLDEYGITGVSIVPTMCKRLLDAGWEPAETLRFVLLGGAPASSELLERCLAADVPVYPTYGMTETASQIATATPQDLANHTGTAGTPLLVTDVTVVDEDGDPLDHGETGEFVVSGPTVTPGYLETAHTNAAFDEYGLHTGDIGYKDGGGRLWVLNRRSDRIVTGGENVDPGEVIAAIRSHPDVDTAVVLGLEDPEWGERVAALVVPDESSDSGAASDGTTRGAPSDAASVDLESVLARCGDSLAGFKQPKTIAVTDSLPRTASGTVDRERARALILEHGIDVSELS from the coding sequence ATGCGAACGAAGACGACGCCGGAACGGACGGCGCTGCTCGACGACGAAACGGGACGTCAGTGGTCGTACAGCGAACTCGACGCGCTCGTCGATCGAGTGGCCGAAACCCTCGAGCGAACGCTCGCGGCCGTCGACGATACCCGGGCACGACCGAGACTCGGAACGCTCGTCGACACGCGACCGGCGTTCGTGACGCTCGTCTTCGCTGCGATACGAGCGGGAATCACCATCGTCCCGCTGAACGTCCGCGAGACGACCGACGAACTGGCCTGGAAAGCCGAACGGACCGCTGTCACGGCCATCGTCTGTGAACGCGAGACCGAATCGGCGGCGCTCGAGGTCGCCGAGACGGTCGATACGGGGAGTTCGTCGACACCCGTCCTCTCGGTCGACGGGCCGAGGGCGAATCGAACCGGACGGATTCGAGCGACGCTCGAGGATGTGGGTTCCTCATCGAAGACCGACTCGCGCTCGACGACGCCGGAACGTTCGAACGATGGCCCAGCGGCGTCGAACGAAACAGCTCCGCTCGAGCACGACGAGACGTTCCTCATCATGTTCACTTCGGGCACGTCCGGCGAGCCGAAGGGCGTTCGCCTGACGCTCGGCAACCTGATCGCGAGTGCGACTGCCTCCGCATTCCGTCTGGGAGTCGACCCGTCCGACCGGTGGCTGTGTTGTCTGCCGATGTACCACATGGGCGGATTGGCACCCGTTATCCGATCGACGCTGTACGGGACGATGGTCGTGATCCAGCGGACGTTCGATCGCCACGAAACCGCACGCGTGCTCGATGAGTACGGGATCACCGGTGTGTCGATCGTGCCGACGATGTGTAAGCGACTGCTCGACGCTGGATGGGAGCCCGCGGAGACGCTTCGATTCGTCTTGCTCGGCGGTGCACCGGCCTCGAGCGAGTTACTCGAGCGGTGTCTCGCGGCCGACGTCCCGGTGTACCCGACGTACGGCATGACCGAAACGGCCTCCCAAATCGCGACGGCGACGCCACAGGACCTCGCCAATCACACAGGAACGGCGGGAACGCCGCTGCTCGTCACCGACGTGACCGTCGTCGACGAGGACGGCGACCCCCTCGACCACGGTGAAACGGGCGAGTTCGTCGTCAGTGGGCCGACAGTGACACCGGGATACCTCGAGACGGCGCACACGAACGCCGCGTTCGACGAGTACGGCCTCCACACGGGGGACATCGGATACAAGGACGGTGGGGGTCGGCTGTGGGTGCTCAACCGACGGAGCGACCGAATCGTCACCGGCGGCGAAAACGTCGATCCGGGCGAAGTGATCGCCGCGATTCGATCGCACCCCGACGTCGACACTGCGGTCGTACTCGGCCTCGAGGATCCGGAGTGGGGCGAACGCGTCGCAGCGCTCGTGGTTCCCGACGAATCCAGCGATTCGGGTGCAGCCAGCGACGGCACAACTCGAGGTGCGCCGAGCGACGCCGCGTCGGTCGACCTCGAGTCCGTGCTCGCACGCTGTGGGGACTCCCTCGCCGGATTCAAACAGCCGAAGACGATTGCCGTCACGGACTCGCTTCCCCGAACGGCGTCGGGAACCGTCGACCGCGAGCGCGCTCGAGCACTCATTCTCGAGCACGGGATCGACGTCTCCGAACTCTCCTGA
- a CDS encoding NRDE family protein — protein sequence MCTLTLAWQVFDDAPVTVAANRDEAVGRPSEPPGRYRDEPAIVAPRDVEAGGTWIGYNEFGVFAGITNKWTDADLAGERSRGLLVADVLSAASAVEAAEVLEAATADAEYDGFYLVIADATDAYCYEWDGTLSRLEFDPGVHVVVNVAIDDHVDIPPHRVDAGRQQADSARAVRDALSDPTEETAAEWLERAGGVLADHNYGVCLHENGYGTRSSSLIALGSSPTRHAFAPGPPCETAYEPVDLEAPGLAETRAISDDCSVEGHI from the coding sequence GTGTGTACACTGACACTCGCGTGGCAGGTATTCGACGACGCACCGGTCACGGTCGCGGCGAATCGTGACGAGGCCGTCGGCCGGCCGTCCGAACCGCCGGGACGCTACCGAGACGAGCCGGCGATCGTCGCACCTCGAGACGTCGAAGCGGGCGGCACTTGGATTGGGTACAACGAGTTCGGCGTGTTCGCGGGCATTACGAACAAGTGGACCGACGCGGACCTCGCCGGCGAGCGATCTCGGGGACTGCTCGTTGCGGACGTTCTGTCGGCTGCATCTGCCGTTGAAGCAGCCGAGGTGCTCGAGGCCGCGACGGCCGACGCCGAGTACGACGGCTTCTATCTCGTCATTGCAGACGCGACGGACGCCTACTGCTACGAGTGGGACGGGACGCTCTCGCGACTCGAGTTCGATCCGGGCGTCCACGTGGTCGTCAACGTCGCTATCGACGATCACGTCGACATTCCGCCCCATCGCGTCGACGCCGGCCGCCAGCAAGCCGACAGCGCTCGCGCGGTTCGCGACGCCCTTTCGGACCCCACCGAAGAGACGGCCGCGGAGTGGCTCGAGCGCGCTGGAGGGGTCCTCGCGGATCACAACTACGGCGTCTGCCTCCACGAAAACGGGTACGGAACGCGCTCGTCGTCGCTGATCGCGCTCGGATCGTCACCGACACGACACGCGTTCGCTCCAGGCCCGCCGTGTGAGACGGCGTACGAACCCGTCGACCTCGAGGCACCGGGTCTCGCTGAGACGCGCGCCATCAGTGACGATTGCAGCGTCGAAGGGCACATTTAA
- a CDS encoding helix-turn-helix transcriptional regulator produces the protein MSVSAIEAELSEDERAGLELVRQSGGIHQSDFWKELDVSSRKGSRIVESLVEKELVDREDAVYDGHNTYHITPTARDLDFTLLMAGDMLSPYIGEEEVDPNSDAFSQWIMNLAYEE, from the coding sequence GTGAGCGTTTCTGCGATCGAAGCCGAACTCTCCGAGGACGAGCGCGCCGGGCTCGAACTCGTCCGTCAGAGTGGTGGGATCCATCAGAGCGACTTCTGGAAGGAACTGGACGTCTCCTCGCGAAAGGGTAGTCGAATCGTCGAGTCGCTCGTCGAGAAAGAACTCGTCGATCGCGAAGACGCCGTCTACGACGGACACAACACCTACCACATCACGCCGACCGCTCGAGACCTCGACTTCACGCTGTTGATGGCCGGCGACATGCTCTCGCCGTATATCGGCGAAGAGGAAGTCGACCCGAACAGTGACGCGTTCTCGCAGTGGATCATGAACCTCGCCTACGAGGAGTAA
- the gatA gene encoding Asp-tRNA(Asn)/Glu-tRNA(Gln) amidotransferase subunit GatA, whose product MSEHIFITKETIHGTDDGPLAGQTVAVKDNISTEGVRTTCGSTMLEEYVPPYDATVVERVTDAGATIIGKANMDEFGMGSTTETSAFGSTDNPAAPGRVPGGSSGGSAAAVAAGEADLALGSDTGGSIRCPAAFCGVVGIKPTYGLVSRYGLVSYGNSLEQIGPFANTVEDAASLLDVIAGSDERDATTRDAGDDSRYADAATGDVDGLSIGVPTELLEGADDGVVEAFWDAIADLEAQGAEYHEVSLPSVEHAVEAYYVIAMSEASSNLARFDGVRYGHSADAEGNWNDVFAETRKEGFGDEVKRRILLGTYALSAGYHDKYYKKAQDARAWVKQDFDEALSDADVLASPTMPVTPFEQGESLDDPLQMYLADANTVPVNLADLPAISVPAGESDDDGLPVGLQLVGPAFGEERLIRAASALE is encoded by the coding sequence ATGTCCGAACACATTTTCATCACGAAAGAGACGATCCATGGCACAGACGACGGCCCACTCGCCGGCCAGACCGTTGCCGTCAAGGACAACATCTCGACCGAGGGCGTCCGAACGACCTGCGGGTCGACGATGCTCGAGGAGTACGTCCCGCCGTACGACGCGACGGTCGTCGAACGCGTGACGGACGCCGGCGCGACCATCATCGGGAAGGCGAACATGGACGAGTTCGGAATGGGATCGACGACGGAAACGTCCGCGTTCGGGTCGACGGACAATCCGGCCGCACCGGGACGCGTTCCCGGTGGTTCCTCCGGTGGTTCGGCCGCAGCCGTCGCCGCTGGTGAGGCCGACCTCGCACTCGGGTCGGACACCGGCGGCTCGATTCGCTGTCCCGCCGCCTTCTGTGGCGTCGTCGGCATCAAACCGACGTACGGGCTGGTCTCCCGGTACGGACTCGTCTCCTACGGCAATAGTTTGGAACAGATCGGCCCGTTCGCGAACACCGTCGAAGACGCCGCCTCCCTGCTCGACGTCATCGCCGGAAGCGACGAGCGAGATGCGACGACCCGCGATGCCGGCGACGACTCGAGGTACGCCGACGCTGCAACGGGCGACGTCGACGGTCTGTCGATCGGTGTTCCGACGGAACTGCTCGAGGGTGCCGACGACGGCGTCGTCGAGGCCTTCTGGGACGCGATTGCCGACCTCGAAGCGCAAGGAGCCGAGTACCACGAGGTCTCGCTCCCGTCGGTCGAACACGCCGTCGAGGCCTACTACGTGATTGCGATGTCGGAAGCCTCCTCGAACCTCGCCCGGTTCGACGGCGTCCGCTACGGCCACTCCGCGGACGCCGAGGGCAACTGGAACGACGTCTTCGCCGAGACTCGCAAGGAAGGCTTCGGCGACGAGGTCAAACGCCGCATCCTCCTCGGTACCTACGCCCTCTCGGCGGGCTACCACGACAAGTACTACAAGAAGGCACAGGACGCTCGAGCGTGGGTCAAACAGGACTTCGACGAGGCGCTCTCTGACGCCGACGTGCTGGCTTCGCCGACGATGCCGGTCACGCCGTTCGAGCAGGGCGAGAGCCTCGACGACCCGCTTCAGATGTACTTAGCCGACGCGAACACCGTTCCCGTCAACCTCGCCGACCTGCCCGCGATTTCGGTGCCAGCCGGCGAAAGCGACGACGACGGCCTCCCCGTCGGACTCCAGTTGGTCGGCCCCGCCTTCGGCGAGGAACGACTGATTCGAGCGGCGAGCGCGCTCGAGTAA
- the gatC gene encoding Asp-tRNA(Asn)/Glu-tRNA(Gln) amidotransferase subunit GatC, producing the protein MSDAVSPEEVRHVGELARVDLDDDEVDQFTQQFGDILEYFETLDTVPEVDREADLTNVMRPDEERESLDHEAALENATETEDGYFKGPNVS; encoded by the coding sequence ATGAGCGACGCCGTCAGTCCCGAGGAAGTCCGCCACGTTGGCGAACTGGCTCGCGTCGACCTCGACGACGACGAGGTCGACCAGTTCACCCAACAGTTCGGTGACATCCTCGAGTACTTCGAGACGCTGGATACGGTGCCCGAGGTCGACCGAGAGGCCGACCTGACGAACGTGATGCGACCCGACGAGGAACGCGAATCACTCGATCACGAGGCGGCACTCGAGAACGCAACAGAGACCGAAGACGGCTACTTCAAAGGACCGAACGTCTCCTGA
- a CDS encoding transcription initiation factor IIB, translated as MTDSTIRTRSGERRQHESTDSEEQSSTRERCPECDGRLVSDAEHAETVCRDCGLVVDEGEIDRGPEWRAFDAAEKDEKSRVGAPTTNMMHDQGLSTNIGWQDKDAYGRSLSSRQRQKMQRLRTWNERFRTRDSKERNLKQALGEIDRMASALGLPKNVRETASVIYRRALDEDLLPGRSIEGVATASLYAAARQAGTPRSLDEISAVSRVEKDEVARTYRYVARELGLEIEPADPEHYVPRFASDLELSDETERRARGLLSTAKEQGIHSGKSPVGLAAAAVYAAALLTNEKVTQNDVSEVASISEVTIRNRYHELLEAEEATPA; from the coding sequence ATGACTGACTCCACTATTCGAACGCGGAGCGGTGAGCGACGCCAGCACGAGTCGACGGACTCCGAGGAACAGTCCTCGACGCGAGAGCGCTGCCCGGAGTGTGACGGCCGACTCGTCTCCGACGCCGAACACGCCGAGACCGTCTGTCGCGACTGTGGCCTCGTCGTCGACGAAGGTGAAATTGACCGCGGCCCCGAGTGGCGCGCGTTCGACGCCGCCGAGAAGGACGAGAAGTCCCGCGTCGGTGCGCCGACGACGAACATGATGCACGACCAGGGCCTCTCGACCAACATCGGCTGGCAGGACAAAGACGCCTACGGCCGTTCGCTCTCGAGTCGCCAGCGCCAGAAGATGCAGCGCCTGCGCACCTGGAACGAGCGCTTCCGGACTCGCGACAGTAAGGAGCGCAACCTCAAGCAGGCGCTGGGCGAAATCGACCGCATGGCGAGCGCACTCGGCCTCCCGAAGAACGTCCGCGAGACGGCCAGCGTCATCTACCGTCGCGCGCTCGACGAGGACTTACTCCCTGGCCGCTCGATCGAGGGCGTCGCCACCGCCTCGCTGTACGCGGCAGCGCGACAGGCGGGGACCCCGCGTAGTCTCGACGAAATTTCGGCCGTCAGCCGCGTCGAGAAAGACGAGGTCGCCCGAACGTATCGCTACGTCGCCAGAGAACTCGGCCTCGAGATCGAACCAGCGGACCCCGAACACTACGTCCCCCGATTTGCGAGCGACCTCGAGCTCTCTGACGAGACTGAACGACGCGCTCGCGGGCTCCTGTCGACGGCGAAAGAGCAGGGAATCCACAGCGGCAAGTCGCCTGTCGGCCTCGCGGCCGCAGCCGTCTACGCCGCGGCACTCTTGACGAACGAGAAGGTTACGCAAAACGACGTCAGCGAAGTCGCGAGCATCTCAGAAGTAACCATCCGCAACCGGTATCACGAGTTACTCGAGGCCGAAGAGGCGACGCCGGCGTAA
- a CDS encoding alpha/beta fold hydrolase, which translates to MVTNSSLRSETGTALRSSIDAESTVRTVNDVQLHVVVAGEETGPLVVLLHGFPEYWYGWRHQLEAFVEAGFRVLVPDQRGYNLSEKPDGVRPYRLEECTRDVRALIENEGRDSAFVVGHDWGGVVAWNLAQRFPSAVDRLAIVNAPHPTVFREHLRSNPEQLRRSWYAGWFQLPTLPELVCRARDFTILERALTSMAPTGTFTDDELESYRSAWRRPGALTSMLNWYRAALRYPPGLDREPVSPPTLVVWGTDDVALTTALAIDADLRCETSRLELWPETSHWVQHERPERLNTHLLEWFDDDR; encoded by the coding sequence ATGGTGACGAATTCGTCTCTCCGTTCCGAGACGGGAACGGCCCTCCGGTCGTCCATCGACGCGGAATCGACCGTCCGAACGGTCAACGACGTCCAGTTGCACGTGGTCGTGGCTGGCGAAGAGACGGGCCCACTCGTCGTCTTACTGCACGGCTTTCCGGAGTACTGGTACGGGTGGCGCCACCAACTCGAGGCCTTCGTCGAAGCGGGATTTCGCGTTCTCGTTCCCGATCAGCGCGGGTACAACCTGAGCGAGAAACCCGACGGCGTGCGTCCGTATCGACTCGAGGAATGTACTCGAGACGTCCGCGCGTTGATCGAAAACGAGGGTCGCGACAGCGCGTTCGTCGTCGGCCACGACTGGGGCGGCGTCGTCGCGTGGAATCTCGCCCAGCGGTTTCCATCGGCGGTCGATCGACTCGCGATCGTCAACGCGCCCCACCCGACGGTGTTCAGAGAGCACCTGCGCTCGAACCCGGAACAGCTTCGACGAAGCTGGTACGCCGGCTGGTTCCAACTCCCGACCCTCCCGGAACTCGTTTGTCGCGCGAGAGACTTCACGATCCTCGAGCGAGCGCTCACGTCCATGGCGCCAACTGGAACGTTCACGGACGACGAACTCGAAAGCTATCGGTCGGCCTGGAGACGACCCGGCGCGCTCACGTCGATGCTGAACTGGTATCGGGCGGCGCTACGGTATCCCCCTGGTCTGGATCGAGAACCGGTTTCGCCACCGACGCTCGTCGTCTGGGGAACTGACGACGTCGCGCTGACGACTGCACTGGCGATCGACGCGGACCTCCGGTGTGAGACGAGTCGCCTCGAGTTGTGGCCGGAGACGAGTCACTGGGTACAACACGAACGCCCGGAGCGCTTGAACACGCATCTTCTCGAGTGGTTCGATGATGACCGGTGA
- a CDS encoding helix-turn-helix domain-containing protein — translation MAQAILTITMPERNWIGQLSTAYPEATFQVLAALGDAESGFALVRITESNRSQVLEDVREHPQITAFTLLQRRDNEATVHVETAESLAPFSSGGSELPLEFPLEIVDGETTIEVTGTRDHLAGLAEQLEYSPVDYRIDEVHERLHESQLLSERQLEIVVTAVEEGYYDTPRRSSLTELAAHLGIAKSTCSETLHRAEGSIIKRFVDDVSQSDADDELEEHFATR, via the coding sequence ATGGCTCAGGCGATACTCACGATTACGATGCCAGAACGCAACTGGATAGGCCAGCTCTCGACGGCGTATCCGGAGGCGACCTTTCAGGTGCTTGCGGCACTCGGCGACGCCGAGAGTGGGTTCGCGCTCGTCCGGATAACCGAGTCGAACCGTTCTCAGGTACTCGAGGACGTGCGTGAGCATCCACAGATTACGGCGTTTACCCTCCTCCAGCGTCGAGACAACGAGGCGACCGTTCACGTCGAGACGGCTGAGTCACTCGCCCCCTTCTCCTCGGGAGGGTCGGAACTCCCCCTCGAGTTCCCGCTCGAGATCGTCGACGGTGAAACGACGATCGAGGTGACCGGAACGCGAGACCATCTCGCTGGACTCGCCGAGCAACTCGAGTACTCGCCGGTCGACTATCGAATCGACGAGGTCCACGAGCGCCTCCACGAGAGCCAACTCCTCTCCGAGCGCCAACTCGAGATCGTCGTCACCGCCGTCGAAGAGGGATACTACGATACGCCACGCCGGAGTTCCTTGACGGAGCTCGCAGCCCATCTGGGTATCGCGAAGTCGACGTGTAGCGAAACGCTCCACCGGGCAGAAGGCTCGATCATCAAACGGTTCGTCGACGACGTTTCACAGAGTGATGCCGATGATGAACTGGAAGAACACTTCGCCACCCGCTGA